From Streptosporangium album, the proteins below share one genomic window:
- a CDS encoding nicotinate-nucleotide--dimethylbenzimidazole phosphoribosyltransferase, with translation MTILEQTVAAIRPADPAALAAARAHQDSLTKPRGALGVLEEVAVRLAGAAAVSPPPLPAPAALAIFAADHGVHAQGVSPWPQEVTVQMVGNFLAGGAVVNAFAAQVGASVTVVDVGVAADLHPSPGLTVSKVAYGTADLSRGPAMTAGQVVAALEAGIAVARELVGQGARCLITGDMGIANTTASAALICAFTGQDAAGVTGRGTGIDDETLTRKVETVRRALRVNGLDGGAENGSADAPERTSAASPAAPEREQASAAGRAVPPLETLAAVGGLEHAAIAGFILGGAALRVPVILDGVIAGSAALAAAALAPDVVDHCVAGHRSAEPGHRAALEHLDLRPLVELELRLGEGTGGLLAHPLVCAAVRVMHEVATFDSAGVTDKEA, from the coding sequence ATGACCATTCTTGAGCAGACCGTCGCCGCGATCCGGCCCGCGGACCCGGCGGCCCTCGCCGCGGCCCGGGCCCACCAGGACAGCCTGACCAAGCCCCGGGGTGCCCTCGGTGTGCTGGAGGAGGTGGCCGTACGGCTGGCCGGAGCCGCGGCCGTCAGCCCGCCGCCGCTCCCGGCCCCCGCGGCTCTGGCGATCTTCGCCGCCGACCACGGCGTCCACGCCCAGGGGGTGAGCCCGTGGCCGCAGGAGGTCACCGTGCAGATGGTCGGCAACTTCCTCGCGGGCGGAGCCGTGGTCAACGCCTTCGCCGCCCAGGTCGGCGCCTCGGTGACCGTCGTCGACGTCGGAGTGGCCGCCGATCTGCATCCCTCGCCGGGACTGACGGTCAGCAAGGTCGCGTACGGCACGGCCGACCTGTCACGCGGGCCGGCGATGACCGCCGGGCAGGTGGTCGCGGCGCTGGAGGCCGGGATCGCGGTGGCCCGCGAGCTCGTCGGCCAAGGGGCCCGCTGCCTGATCACCGGGGACATGGGCATCGCCAACACCACCGCCTCCGCCGCGCTGATCTGCGCGTTCACCGGCCAGGACGCGGCGGGTGTGACCGGCAGGGGCACCGGGATCGACGACGAGACCCTGACCCGCAAGGTCGAGACGGTCCGGCGGGCCCTGCGGGTGAACGGCCTGGACGGCGGAGCGGAGAACGGCTCCGCCGACGCGCCGGAGCGCACGTCGGCGGCGAGCCCGGCTGCGCCGGAGCGGGAGCAGGCGTCGGCGGCGGGCCGGGCTGTGCCGCCGCTGGAGACGCTGGCCGCGGTCGGCGGGCTGGAGCACGCGGCGATCGCCGGATTCATCCTGGGAGGAGCGGCGCTGAGGGTGCCGGTCATCCTCGACGGTGTCATCGCGGGATCGGCCGCGCTGGCGGCGGCCGCGCTGGCTCCCGACGTGGTGGACCACTGCGTGGCCGGGCACCGTTCGGCCGAGCCCGGCCACCGCGCCGCGCTCGAACACCTGGACCTGCGGCCCCTGGTCGAGCTGGAACTCCGGCTAGGAGAGGGCACCGGAGGCCTGCTCGCCCACCCGCTCGTCTGCGCCGCGGTCAGGGTGATGCACGAGGTGGCCACCTTTGATTCCGCCGGGGTCACCGACAAGGAAGCATGA